A stretch of Candidatus Vicinibacter affinis DNA encodes these proteins:
- a CDS encoding response regulator transcription factor, with amino-acid sequence MIKAIIVEDEIRSVKLLENLLRDYCPDIALMGSATSVEEGFNLINIHNPDIVFLDIEMQKESGFDLLNKFNEINFEIIFTTAYEQYALKAIKFSAIDYLLKPIDIEELKTSIAKVLKNSHIHQINKKFETLMQNKNLEQPGHLQIALPSTEGLSIVFVHEILYLKSDRQYTLFVFKSGERIVTSKNLGEYEDLLSTHNFFRVHHSALINLTEVKKYVRGEGGYVIMSNGDQVEVSKRKKDAFINQFAKK; translated from the coding sequence ATGATTAAGGCTATTATTGTGGAGGATGAAATACGAAGTGTCAAGCTACTTGAAAATTTACTTAGAGACTATTGTCCGGATATTGCACTGATGGGTTCCGCCACCTCTGTTGAGGAAGGATTTAATCTGATTAACATTCATAACCCAGACATTGTATTTCTTGACATCGAGATGCAAAAAGAAAGCGGATTTGATTTGTTGAATAAATTTAATGAAATTAATTTTGAAATTATTTTTACAACAGCTTATGAACAGTATGCCTTAAAAGCCATAAAATTCAGTGCAATTGACTATTTGTTAAAACCTATTGACATTGAAGAATTAAAGACTTCAATTGCCAAAGTGCTAAAAAATAGTCACATTCACCAAATAAATAAGAAATTTGAAACTTTGATGCAAAATAAAAATCTGGAACAACCAGGTCATTTGCAAATTGCACTTCCATCTACAGAAGGGCTGTCCATAGTTTTTGTGCATGAAATTTTGTACCTTAAATCGGACCGACAGTATACCTTATTCGTATTTAAATCAGGTGAGCGAATAGTTACCTCTAAAAACCTCGGAGAATATGAGGATTTATTGTCGACTCATAACTTTTTTAGAGTTCACCACTCAGCCTTGATCAATCTTACAGAAGTTAAAAAATATGTGCGTGGTGAGGGAGGGTACGTTATCATGAGCAATGGAGATCAGGTAGAAGTTTCAAAACGTAAAAAAGATGCCTTTATTAACCAATTCGCTAAAAAATAA
- a CDS encoding histidine kinase, with protein MKFFKHILYKIPQSSFLILLFYNFYYVQQYAQVTESTFQHFSIEEGLSDNAVNCIVQDNEGYIWMGTEDGLNKFNGYTTKVFKISQIDPLLNGINHVNCAFKDSRGRLWFGSKGLILYHPNENKFNVFQHSASANSLNHNDVFCITEDEYHTIWVGTRVGLARFDESTKTFTRFKLDTLGPHLEVYGKNRIIDIISDHRGSLWLSTLIGLHKFSIANYKYTTFLLDTVDKESLNANHFGPMAMTPNGEIWINFYGQKLMRFDTSIQLFSDVKLPNKELTSDMRYMECMRTDTKGNVWIASSSSGLIVFNNKQQKWDHFKHDPFNSKSLADNKTLSLFEDRSGMMWAGTASRGVDRMSPNPEKFKSYILQPGKLNSLCENDITCAREDSKGNLWIGSKSGLMYFDRRTNTFKCFRHNESQSNSLTDNRIYAIDIDSLDHIWVGTNEGLNYYNPETDKWTVYKYYEKNIDGLPGKIVMDVIVRSNGKIWAATNGMICALKSKSGIFENQFNNSNIAKHKRAFYCTLFEDSHKTVWLSTTRSGILRVNDHFEIIPGIKTSKEFNPGIVHQFAEDSHGNIWMATDQGLYLWNRSNDSIIRYCNVSDIFCENILSVVIQNDQKIWISTSKGLSHIVLNQNFEIEFHRQYTVHDGLQSNAFNSFAGIRLSTGELFFGGINGFNIFEPSSIRQNEYIPEVSISSFKVFDKEFDSSRDFINSGTIELNYQQNFFSFEMTALSFDHPEKNQYAYKLEGFDPETINNGTNRFASYTNVPPGNYVLHIIASNNDGKWNWKGKKINIVIKPPFWKTIWFRLLLLTGAFSFIYYLYSRRVSQIRKLADEETNINKQISEAQLTALRAQMNPHFIFNTLNAIQQLISESDKVMALNYLSKFSKLIRLVLQNSGNQTNSLADELIMLEYYLELESLRFANKFTYHFSIDHRINKESTDIPTMLLQPYIENAVIHGLLNKKSQGHLEITLENKEHVLMCTIEDNGIGRQASGIINDSKSMHHESLGMKVTEERIKMIRKSSNTKVEVEILDLKDTFGNPSGTKVIIKIPIDQ; from the coding sequence ATGAAATTTTTTAAACATATCCTATATAAAATACCTCAATCGAGTTTTTTGATTCTGTTATTTTATAATTTCTATTATGTACAACAATATGCTCAAGTTACAGAATCAACCTTCCAGCATTTCAGTATTGAAGAGGGCTTATCGGACAATGCTGTGAATTGTATTGTACAGGATAATGAAGGATATATTTGGATGGGCACTGAAGATGGTTTGAATAAATTTAATGGATACACCACAAAAGTCTTCAAAATATCTCAAATCGATCCGTTACTGAATGGAATCAATCACGTTAACTGTGCTTTTAAGGATTCAAGGGGCAGATTATGGTTTGGCTCCAAAGGACTTATACTGTATCACCCCAATGAAAATAAATTTAATGTTTTCCAACACAGCGCCAGCGCAAACAGTCTAAACCACAATGACGTTTTCTGCATTACAGAAGATGAGTATCACACTATTTGGGTTGGAACTCGGGTGGGACTGGCCCGTTTTGATGAATCTACCAAAACATTCACAAGATTTAAACTGGATACCTTAGGACCTCATCTAGAAGTATATGGGAAAAATCGAATTATCGATATCATTTCTGACCATCGGGGATCTTTATGGCTGTCCACCCTAATAGGCCTTCATAAATTTTCAATTGCAAATTATAAATATACCACATTTTTATTAGATACCGTTGACAAAGAATCCCTTAATGCCAATCATTTTGGTCCAATGGCCATGACTCCTAATGGAGAAATTTGGATCAATTTTTATGGACAAAAATTGATGCGATTTGACACAAGCATTCAACTTTTTAGTGATGTAAAACTACCCAATAAAGAACTGACTTCAGACATGAGATACATGGAATGCATGCGCACAGATACAAAAGGCAATGTGTGGATAGCGAGTTCATCTAGTGGGTTGATCGTGTTTAACAATAAACAACAAAAATGGGATCATTTTAAACATGATCCATTTAACTCCAAGAGCCTGGCAGATAATAAAACCTTATCCTTGTTTGAGGACCGATCCGGCATGATGTGGGCAGGAACAGCCAGCCGTGGAGTTGATAGAATGAGTCCTAACCCGGAAAAATTTAAAAGCTACATACTACAGCCCGGAAAATTGAATTCATTATGTGAGAATGACATTACATGTGCCCGCGAAGACAGCAAAGGAAACCTTTGGATTGGAAGTAAAAGCGGACTTATGTACTTTGACAGACGCACCAATACATTTAAATGTTTTCGGCATAACGAATCTCAAAGTAATTCATTGACTGATAATCGTATTTACGCAATTGACATTGATTCACTAGATCATATTTGGGTCGGAACCAATGAAGGACTCAACTACTATAACCCTGAAACGGATAAATGGACTGTTTATAAATACTATGAAAAGAACATTGACGGATTGCCGGGAAAAATAGTAATGGATGTGATTGTGCGGTCCAATGGAAAAATATGGGCAGCCACCAATGGCATGATTTGCGCGCTCAAGTCAAAAAGCGGAATCTTTGAAAATCAATTTAATAACAGCAATATAGCAAAGCATAAAAGAGCATTTTATTGTACCCTATTTGAAGACAGCCATAAAACCGTTTGGCTGTCCACGACACGATCCGGCATCCTACGGGTCAATGATCATTTTGAAATTATCCCTGGAATAAAAACTTCAAAAGAATTTAATCCTGGAATTGTCCATCAATTTGCAGAAGACAGTCATGGAAATATATGGATGGCTACAGACCAGGGACTGTATCTTTGGAACAGATCAAATGATTCGATAATTAGATATTGCAATGTTTCCGATATTTTTTGTGAAAACATTTTATCAGTAGTCATACAGAATGATCAAAAGATTTGGATCAGCACATCGAAGGGATTAAGTCATATCGTTCTTAATCAAAATTTCGAAATAGAATTTCACAGACAATACACAGTTCATGATGGTCTCCAAAGCAATGCATTTAACAGTTTTGCAGGAATTCGATTAAGCACCGGAGAGCTTTTCTTCGGAGGAATTAACGGATTTAATATTTTTGAACCATCTTCCATAAGGCAGAATGAATATATTCCTGAAGTAAGCATTTCGTCCTTCAAAGTATTCGACAAAGAATTTGATTCCTCCAGAGATTTTATAAACTCAGGAACTATTGAGTTAAACTACCAACAAAATTTTTTTTCCTTTGAAATGACGGCATTAAGTTTTGATCACCCTGAAAAAAATCAATATGCCTATAAATTAGAAGGATTTGATCCTGAAACAATAAATAACGGCACAAATCGATTTGCCTCCTACACCAATGTTCCGCCTGGCAATTATGTATTGCATATTATTGCTTCCAACAATGATGGTAAATGGAATTGGAAAGGAAAAAAGATTAACATTGTCATCAAACCACCATTCTGGAAAACCATATGGTTTCGATTACTACTTTTAACTGGCGCATTCTCCTTTATATATTATTTATATTCCAGACGAGTAAGTCAAATCCGAAAACTAGCAGATGAGGAAACAAATATCAACAAACAAATATCAGAAGCGCAATTAACTGCCTTGAGAGCTCAAATGAATCCGCATTTCATTTTTAATACCTTGAATGCCATTCAACAGTTAATTTCTGAATCTGACAAAGTAATGGCACTGAATTATCTTTCGAAATTTTCGAAATTAATAAGACTCGTTTTACAAAATTCCGGGAACCAAACCAATTCTCTGGCAGACGAACTTATTATGCTGGAATATTATTTGGAATTAGAGTCTTTGCGCTTTGCAAACAAGTTTACTTATCATTTTTCCATCGACCACCGCATCAACAAGGAAAGTACCGATATCCCAACAATGTTATTACAACCTTATATTGAAAACGCAGTAATTCATGGTTTGTTAAATAAAAAAAGTCAAGGTCATCTGGAAATAACCCTGGAAAATAAGGAGCATGTATTAATGTGTACCATTGAAGACAATGGCATAGGCAGGCAGGCGTCTGGAATTATCAATGATTCAAAATCAATGCATCACGAATCATTGGGCATGAAAGTTACGGAAGAACGAATAAAAATGATCCGGAAAAGCTCCAACACAAAAGTTGAAGTTGAAATCCTGGATTTAAAAGATACATTTGGAAATCCATCTGGAACCAAGGTAATTATCAAAATACCCATAGATCAATAA
- a CDS encoding helix-turn-helix transcriptional regulator, with product MAIIVNLDVMMAKRKISLNELSERVELTLSNLSILKTGKAKAIRFSTLDAICKALECQPGDILEYAEDEKRPV from the coding sequence ATGGCAATTATTGTAAACCTGGATGTGATGATGGCGAAACGGAAAATTTCGCTTAATGAACTTTCTGAAAGAGTTGAGTTGACCTTATCCAATTTATCCATCTTAAAGACCGGAAAGGCAAAAGCTATCCGATTTTCCACGCTAGACGCCATTTGCAAAGCTTTAGAATGCCAACCCGGCGACATTCTGGAATATGCAGAGGATGAAAAACGTCCTGTGTAA
- a CDS encoding DUF2975 domain-containing protein — protein MSKKTNYLFIGLHIVAWVIFVGLCIEAGALIVNFIFSLFKPEIVHNLYQKLDLSDLYSRSKWSYYCMYSFIMVISVLKAYLFYIVIKLLTKFNLSKPFSNFVSEQITQISYYTFAIGILSYVARQSANYLLHRGFEIDILDQFWEDSQAFVLMAAIIYIIATIFSKGVEIQNENDLTV, from the coding sequence ATGTCTAAAAAAACCAACTATTTATTTATTGGCCTGCACATTGTCGCCTGGGTCATTTTTGTAGGCTTGTGCATTGAAGCAGGAGCACTGATCGTAAATTTTATATTTAGTCTGTTTAAACCTGAAATCGTCCATAACCTATACCAGAAGCTGGACTTGAGCGATCTATATTCCAGGAGCAAATGGTCATATTATTGTATGTACAGTTTTATAATGGTCATCTCGGTTTTAAAGGCCTACTTATTCTACATAGTTATTAAGCTTTTAACTAAATTCAATTTATCCAAACCATTCAGCAATTTTGTATCGGAGCAGATTACACAAATCAGTTACTACACTTTTGCAATAGGAATCCTGAGCTATGTTGCCAGACAATCAGCCAATTATTTGCTTCATCGTGGATTTGAAATTGACATTTTAGATCAATTCTGGGAAGACAGTCAGGCTTTTGTCTTGATGGCTGCAATCATCTACATCATAGCAACTATTTTTTCAAAAGGAGTTGAGATCCAAAATGAAAACGATTTAACTGTATAA
- a CDS encoding CPBP family intramembrane metalloprotease: MKDTALINGKANKIIKAILFCVVFTGLFIAFSFLKSFIPETFERIAHGVIGTFVALLCTYLFLRYDKKTFSEIGLLFESTTVRKFILGCCTGCMLMGLLTFSIILYSDFKIELNTHSNMGQFLLWTLPLIPLAFMEEVAFRGYPLSILKESVGIRNSILISSILFASYHIANGWTIQTAFLGAGSWGILYALLATGSKGISMSTGMHYAANLTTSAFGISNDSYHLWVLKQANGTSLENYQSSTWATLIPQLSILIAGIFCMEWYLRRRLPIQ, from the coding sequence ATGAAAGACACCGCACTCATCAATGGCAAGGCAAATAAGATCATCAAGGCGATCCTGTTCTGTGTAGTTTTTACTGGGCTTTTCATTGCTTTCTCTTTCTTAAAATCTTTCATTCCTGAAACGTTTGAAAGAATCGCACATGGAGTTATCGGAACATTTGTTGCACTGCTGTGCACCTACCTTTTTCTTCGTTATGACAAGAAAACTTTTTCCGAAATAGGTCTCCTATTTGAATCAACGACTGTGAGAAAATTCATCTTGGGATGCTGCACAGGATGTATGTTAATGGGTTTGCTGACCTTTTCGATCATCTTATATTCAGATTTTAAAATAGAGTTAAATACCCACAGCAACATGGGACAATTCCTGCTTTGGACACTGCCACTGATTCCTTTGGCATTTATGGAAGAAGTTGCGTTCAGGGGATATCCACTCTCCATACTTAAAGAATCCGTAGGCATAAGAAATTCAATTCTCATCAGTTCTATTCTGTTCGCCTCCTATCATATAGCCAATGGTTGGACCATCCAAACTGCATTTTTAGGGGCGGGATCCTGGGGTATATTGTACGCGCTATTAGCCACTGGCTCAAAAGGAATTTCCATGTCCACGGGAATGCATTACGCTGCCAACCTGACCACATCCGCCTTTGGGATTTCGAATGATTCTTACCATTTATGGGTGCTCAAACAAGCGAATGGAACAAGCCTTGAAAATTATCAAAGCAGCACATGGGCCACTTTAATCCCACAGCTCAGTATTTTGATTGCAGGAATATTCTGCATGGAATGGTATCTAAGGAGGCGCTTACCAATCCAATAA
- a CDS encoding sodium-dependent bicarbonate transport family permease: MNYNLLIENLTNPALLFFVLGIVAVYLNSDLEIPPNSSKFISLYLLFAIGFKGGQELSHEAFTMEIGLSMIFGVCISLMIPLYTFFILKRRLNVFDAGAIAAAYGSVSAVTFVTAVSYLESQQLSLHGHMVAIMALMESPAIIIGLLLISIFNKDQNEKIQKRSAIKHSFTNGSVLLILGSLIIGYLANAKQAEGIKPFTNDLFKGFLAIFLLDMGITSGRKLKAFFSFGWFPIIFAILIPLINGCIIAMLSSSVTPDITNRFMFAVLAASASYIAVPAAMKISVPQSNPGLFLPMALAVTFPINITIGMPIYFLIVQNT, translated from the coding sequence ATGAATTATAATCTACTCATAGAAAACCTAACAAATCCAGCTTTACTCTTTTTTGTACTTGGTATAGTTGCCGTTTATTTAAACAGTGATTTAGAAATACCTCCAAATTCATCAAAATTTATTTCATTGTACTTGTTATTTGCCATAGGTTTCAAAGGTGGCCAGGAATTATCACATGAGGCATTTACTATGGAAATTGGATTGTCAATGATATTTGGGGTTTGTATTTCTTTAATGATACCACTCTACACATTCTTTATACTTAAAAGAAGATTGAATGTCTTTGACGCCGGTGCAATAGCCGCTGCTTACGGTTCCGTAAGTGCAGTCACATTTGTGACGGCCGTTTCTTATCTAGAATCTCAGCAACTATCCCTTCATGGACACATGGTGGCTATTATGGCCTTAATGGAATCTCCGGCAATTATTATTGGCCTATTATTAATTTCTATTTTTAATAAAGACCAAAACGAAAAAATACAGAAACGTTCCGCTATAAAACATTCATTCACAAATGGGAGTGTATTGCTCATACTGGGCAGTTTAATAATAGGCTACTTGGCGAATGCCAAACAGGCAGAAGGAATAAAACCATTTACAAATGACCTTTTTAAAGGTTTTCTTGCCATTTTTCTCTTAGACATGGGAATTACAAGTGGCAGAAAACTAAAAGCATTTTTCTCATTTGGTTGGTTTCCCATTATTTTTGCCATTTTAATTCCACTAATAAACGGCTGCATCATTGCGATGTTAAGCTCCTCTGTTACACCAGACATAACCAATCGTTTTATGTTTGCAGTTTTGGCCGCGAGCGCCTCTTACATTGCAGTACCAGCTGCTATGAAAATTTCAGTTCCACAATCAAATCCTGGGCTCTTCTTACCAATGGCTCTTGCCGTTACCTTTCCGATAAATATTACAATTGGTATGCCCATCTATTTTCTCATTGTTCAAAATACTTAA
- a CDS encoding dihydroorotase, with protein sequence MKRIVIKQAQVVNEGKITLADVLIVGERIENISDSISCNNADVINAEGLYLLPGIIDDQVHFREPGLTYKGTIYSESKAAVAGGITSFMEMPNTIPNTLTQKLLEEKYKIASKTALANYSFFMGINQYNLEEALKTDNENVCGITDDGLYFNNDEGILANYPEFLENLFSRSDNLIALHCEDDAIISKNTYKYQKLYGENIPIEFHPLIRSEEACLSATKRVLQIAKKHNNRLHFLHISTQAEANLFENNLDIREKRITAEACVHHLWFSDKDYEKLGAKIKWNPAIKTEEDKKGILAALLDNRLDIIATDHAPHSIVEKNGTYFKSLSGGPLVQHALPVMLEFFHQGKISLEKIVEKMSHHVAEIYRIKERGYIREGYFADLVLLDLKNKWTVSAENILYKCGWTRFENQIFKSKILKTFVNGNLVYADGIINDTNKGKRLKFSKIR encoded by the coding sequence ATGAAAAGAATAGTAATCAAGCAAGCGCAGGTAGTAAATGAGGGAAAAATCACTTTGGCGGACGTATTAATTGTTGGTGAAAGAATAGAAAATATTTCAGATTCCATTTCCTGCAACAATGCAGATGTTATAAATGCCGAAGGCTTGTATCTCCTGCCTGGAATAATTGATGACCAGGTACACTTTCGTGAACCCGGGTTAACTTACAAAGGAACCATTTATTCCGAATCAAAAGCAGCAGTTGCCGGTGGAATCACTTCATTCATGGAAATGCCAAACACAATACCCAATACCTTAACTCAAAAATTATTAGAAGAGAAGTATAAAATAGCCTCCAAAACAGCCTTGGCAAACTATTCCTTTTTTATGGGAATCAATCAATACAACTTAGAAGAGGCTTTAAAAACAGATAATGAAAATGTGTGTGGCATAACCGACGATGGGCTCTATTTTAATAATGATGAAGGCATCCTCGCCAATTACCCTGAATTTTTAGAAAATCTTTTCTCCAGATCTGATAACTTAATAGCTCTGCATTGCGAAGACGATGCCATTATTAGCAAGAATACCTACAAATACCAAAAGTTATATGGAGAAAACATTCCCATTGAATTTCACCCCCTGATAAGAAGTGAAGAAGCCTGCTTATCAGCGACCAAACGTGTTTTACAAATTGCTAAAAAACATAATAATCGGTTACATTTCCTTCATATTTCAACTCAGGCAGAAGCAAATTTATTTGAAAACAATCTCGACATCCGAGAAAAACGCATTACTGCAGAAGCTTGTGTGCATCACCTTTGGTTTTCAGATAAAGATTATGAGAAATTAGGAGCCAAAATAAAATGGAATCCTGCCATTAAAACAGAGGAAGATAAAAAAGGAATTTTAGCGGCTCTTTTGGATAACAGACTTGACATCATCGCTACAGACCATGCACCACATTCAATTGTCGAAAAAAATGGAACCTATTTTAAATCTTTATCAGGAGGACCTTTAGTTCAGCATGCTTTACCTGTAATGCTTGAATTTTTTCATCAAGGAAAAATAAGTCTTGAAAAAATAGTCGAAAAAATGAGTCATCATGTGGCTGAAATTTATAGAATAAAAGAGCGGGGGTACATTCGGGAAGGTTATTTTGCTGATTTAGTATTACTGGATTTGAAAAATAAATGGACGGTTTCTGCTGAAAATATACTTTATAAATGTGGCTGGACACGTTTCGAAAATCAAATCTTCAAAAGTAAAATACTTAAAACATTTGTCAATGGAAATCTAGTCTATGCAGACGGTATCATAAATGATACGAATAAAGGAAAAAGATTGAAATTTTCAAAAATAAGATAA
- a CDS encoding NADP-dependent isocitrate dehydrogenase: MTRITVAKGDGIGPEIMDATLEIILAAGAKIEIDEIQVGESVYLAGNTSGIAAESWDTIRRNKIFLKAPITTPQGGGYKSLNVTTRKFLGLYSNVRPCRSLHPFVSTKHPVMDVVIIRENEEDLYAGIEHQQTDEVVQCLKLISRPGCEKIVRYAFEYAKQQNRKKVSCFTKDNIMKQTDGLFHQVFNEIAKEYPEIENEHWIIDIGAAKMADTPEYFDVIVMPNLYGDVLSDVAAQITGSVGLAGSANIGEECSMFEAIHGSAPRRAGQNVANPSGLLQGAIMMLNHIGQTDVAEKVQNAWLKTLEDGIHTYDIFKEGISAHKVGTKEFSKAVIANIGQKPSILKSVSYANNSALNLPKYKRKPAANKELVGVDIFVHWNGSNPNELAEKVKKVEINGIKLSMITNRGIKVWPDGFQETFCTDHWRCRFKPFENSEIDKSNIIDLMKNAINENIDCIKTENLYSFDGQASYSLGQGQ, from the coding sequence ATAACTAGAATTACTGTAGCAAAAGGAGACGGAATTGGCCCTGAGATAATGGACGCCACATTAGAAATAATCTTAGCAGCAGGTGCTAAAATCGAAATTGATGAAATTCAAGTTGGCGAAAGTGTTTATCTGGCAGGCAATACATCTGGAATCGCAGCTGAATCGTGGGATACTATCAGGCGAAACAAAATCTTTCTAAAAGCTCCCATCACCACACCACAAGGTGGCGGATACAAAAGCTTAAATGTTACCACTCGTAAATTTCTGGGTTTGTATTCAAACGTAAGACCTTGCAGGAGTTTACATCCTTTTGTAAGCACAAAGCATCCTGTTATGGATGTGGTGATTATAAGAGAAAATGAAGAGGACTTATACGCAGGCATCGAGCATCAGCAAACGGACGAAGTGGTGCAATGCCTCAAATTAATAAGTAGACCCGGTTGCGAAAAAATTGTACGATACGCGTTTGAATATGCTAAACAACAAAATCGTAAAAAAGTAAGCTGCTTTACTAAGGACAATATTATGAAGCAAACAGATGGTTTGTTTCACCAGGTGTTTAATGAGATTGCAAAAGAATACCCGGAAATAGAAAACGAACATTGGATAATAGACATTGGGGCAGCAAAAATGGCCGATACGCCTGAATATTTTGATGTCATCGTCATGCCAAATCTCTATGGAGATGTTTTAAGTGATGTTGCTGCACAAATTACCGGTTCAGTTGGTTTGGCGGGTTCTGCTAATATTGGTGAAGAGTGCTCCATGTTTGAAGCCATACACGGTTCAGCTCCGAGACGCGCAGGTCAAAATGTGGCGAATCCTTCAGGTCTATTACAAGGTGCGATTATGATGTTGAATCATATTGGACAAACCGATGTCGCGGAAAAAGTACAAAATGCCTGGTTAAAGACACTTGAAGATGGCATACATACGTACGACATTTTTAAGGAGGGAATCAGCGCCCATAAAGTTGGTACTAAGGAATTTTCAAAAGCAGTAATCGCGAATATCGGTCAAAAACCATCCATACTTAAGTCTGTTTCGTATGCAAACAATTCAGCTTTAAATCTGCCTAAATACAAACGCAAACCTGCAGCAAATAAAGAATTGGTGGGAGTGGATATTTTTGTACACTGGAACGGCTCCAATCCTAACGAATTAGCGGAGAAAGTGAAAAAAGTTGAAATCAATGGAATAAAACTCTCCATGATAACAAACAGAGGAATCAAAGTATGGCCTGATGGATTTCAAGAAACATTTTGTACTGACCACTGGAGATGCCGTTTTAAACCATTCGAAAATTCTGAAATAGACAAATCAAATATCATTGATCTTATGAAAAATGCAATCAATGAAAACATTGACTGCATAAAGACTGAAAACCTGTATTCGTTTGATGGTCAAGCATCCTACTCACTAGGACAGGGACAATAA
- a CDS encoding prohibitin family protein: MKIVKVISAVTVLTAFTSCAVVRPGEVGVKQKLGKLSEKIHAQGPVWFNPFTTKVIKTNIQINDIELSLSLPSKEGLSVTAQISILYRIGQNSVPKVIKSIGLGYETIISNVFRSASADVCSKYFAKDMHSGMRAEIENAIKIKMEETLADQGILVQAVLMKSIQLPTGLASSIEQKLQAEQDAMRMVFILQQEKLDAERKTIEATGTRDAQKILSEGLTDQIIKIRSIEAFIELSKSTNSKIIITDGKVPYLID; this comes from the coding sequence ATGAAAATAGTCAAAGTCATTTCTGCAGTTACAGTCTTAACAGCATTCACCAGTTGTGCAGTTGTAAGACCAGGAGAAGTTGGAGTAAAACAAAAGCTTGGTAAACTTTCTGAAAAAATTCATGCACAAGGCCCTGTTTGGTTCAACCCATTTACTACTAAAGTTATAAAAACAAATATACAGATAAACGACATTGAATTATCACTAAGTCTACCGAGCAAGGAAGGCTTAAGTGTTACAGCTCAAATATCCATTCTTTATAGAATCGGTCAAAACAGTGTACCTAAAGTAATCAAAAGTATTGGACTTGGATATGAAACGATTATATCCAATGTATTTAGATCCGCATCCGCAGATGTGTGTTCCAAATATTTTGCAAAAGACATGCACTCAGGGATGAGAGCTGAAATAGAAAATGCAATTAAAATCAAAATGGAAGAGACCCTTGCTGATCAGGGAATTCTTGTTCAGGCGGTTCTGATGAAAAGCATCCAATTGCCTACGGGTCTGGCAAGTTCAATCGAACAAAAATTACAAGCAGAGCAAGATGCTATGAGGATGGTTTTTATTTTACAACAAGAAAAATTAGATGCTGAAAGAAAAACGATTGAAGCAACCGGGACAAGAGATGCTCAAAAAATCCTTTCAGAAGGTCTAACAGACCAAATCATTAAGATTAGAAGTATTGAAGCTTTTATAGAATTATCAAAATCTACGAACAGTAAAATAATAATTACTGATGGCAAAGTGCCATACCTCATCGATTAA